One Glycine max cultivar Williams 82 chromosome 1, Glycine_max_v4.0, whole genome shotgun sequence genomic window, TCACTCAATGTATGCATGTAAGGAGACATGCATAAAcgcaaagagaaagaaaatgatttaacatgttttagatttaatttcttttttctcccttaagtatacaaaaaattatgaatcttATTTTACATCCCTTCCcttttgaaatttcattgtgGTAATTGGGAATATCAAAGAATATGGAAAAGGGTTGTTGCttcaatttgaaaatataatggaagcttaatgtttaatttttaatcaatttgaaGAACTAAAGCTGGATATCTGGTAACACTCTACAGTCTACATTAATAATACAGGAAAGGTGGAAAAAGCAATGCATGAGATAAATGTGCTAAGGATTGTTCACTCTTTGCCACTTGCAGTATACCAAGAAACCTTGGCCACTGTTTCAGATTGACAAGTGAGTTTTGATAGGGATagaatcttttcttttgttttgtttttgcttttcttCCTTTATTTGTTAAGTGACACTCCACTATCAGcttaaaagaagagtgaaaTGGACTGAATGGTATCAGAAGagtttcccttttcttttcctctAGCTTTTCTTTGGTGGTATCAGAAGGATCTCTGATCACCACCCCCAAGAAGTAGAAAAAGGATAGtcgagaaaaagaaatgaaaaacaaacatgaaaatcaGGTGGAGGTTtgattttttaggtttttatgcaaagaagaaaaaaaagtagaagaaaaatgCATTATATGAAATATATTGCGGCTTATTCAACAGTGATTAGGTTAAGAAAATTAGAGAAAATTCTCACGTCTATTAGCTGATGGAGGCTTAGGGGTTTCTTCAGGTCCCCCTCTCATGGTGCTCATGACCAAATCATTAGGGTTCGGCagttgattcatcatcatgtttGTTGAAGGTGCATTACGAATCTCCTCCTGAAACATTAATCCCAATATACTCATACAATTgatcattactattttcttttcatttcttctccAACAAAAGAGAGTATAACTAGGCCAAAAAAGAACCTAACACAAAAGGGTATATAATATGCTAATCAAAAGCCCTAGCTATGATTAGtattatacacacacacacacacattatataaaaatataccaGAAGATTTTGAGGAGTGAAGAAGCTGTGGCCAAGGTGAAGCTGATTGGCACTAGGGAGAAGCAGTCCACGCATATTGACTGAGAGAAGATTGGTGCAATGACCACATCTCACAGTGACAGTCTTGAACAAGCTGGTGCAAGGAACACTCACCTAAATGTTCGAAATtaaaacaagaagaagaagaagaagaagtaaaaaCATGATACTAATTAAGAGATAAAGTAAATAAGTTTAAGACTTAAAGAGTGATTGCAATATTATAAGAGAGAAGGGTGATGGATGATAATACCGCGAGGACAGTGTCACAGAAGTTGCAATGGACATAGCAGAGCTGGTCGGAGGGAGAGAGGTGTTGGTCCGGTGAAAAGGAAGTGGATGAGGAGGACATGTTGTTCCTCTTTTTGttgatttccttttttcttttcttttcttttcttttctttctgatgatttgatttgatttgattgatgGGATTGACTGATCAGTCGCGGTTTTGGTGATGGACAGATAAAACTTCCTATGGATCTGATCCTCTTGATTGTTGAGTTACTGTTAAGGGAGAGGAGAGAGCAAACAAAACAtagaaagaaagggaaaagaGAGACAGGGTGAAGAGATATGCCACTTAAGTATTAGAGGATCGAATACACCTAGAAAGTCCTTTCGTTCTCTCTCCATTTTcatctcttatatatataacatctCTACTCTCTAGCTAGccacatattttttttgtaccaGTGTGTTATTAGCTACCTAGTCATTTGTCTTACAATGATTTACTATTAAATTTTACAGTTTTTGCATGTTTTCTgtttatttaagatatttaattttcacattgagagataaaaatttgttatattttgtgttcttctgattaaaaatagttttttttacccattaaaaattgaactcgagtattaaaatttttataatatctcATGCACATCCCTCAACTAGCTGAAATATATTTcatcttaattttattaaaagtatagTTTTAAGTTACAGCCTaggaaaataatttgtaattggtcCACCAGTTATCACTATAAATGTTATTGCATAgcaataaaatagagtttaattTCCATACATCTTTGGCTAAGTCAATGAAAATTTCAtacgaaaaaatattttattaataatttgtaatatttacCTTAAACATTACCTTgaattaataattacaaaacCAAAAAGTATTATGATATTTACaattagatgaaaatataagaa contains:
- the LOC100781267 gene encoding protein YABBY 3 is translated as MSSSSTSFSPDQHLSPSDQLCYVHCNFCDTVLAVSVPCTSLFKTVTVRCGHCTNLLSVNMRGLLLPSANQLHLGHSFFTPQNLLEEIRNAPSTNMMMNQLPNPNDLVMSTMRGGPEETPKPPSANRPPEKRQRVPSAYNRFIKDEIQRIKAGNPDISHREAFSAAAKNWAHFPHIHFGLMPDNQPVKKANVRQEAEDVLMKDGFFAPANVGVSPY